From one Nilaparvata lugens isolate BPH chromosome 2, ASM1435652v1, whole genome shotgun sequence genomic stretch:
- the LOC120348762 gene encoding uncharacterized protein LOC120348762 isoform X5, giving the protein MSLYLALSISDEEEEEEEGTFSPAELAESLSSLKPHQVMVIGSVVLNEIVVGLAVSYLSVLMCGIGVLMAWRGFSPLRQLPTFHWVCVDAPHKTPSTFTSSTTSGRLQSQLPPSTVIPSSTHSAICCRPSSGMGPI; this is encoded by the exons ATGTCTCTCTACCTAGCTCTGTCTATCtccgatgaggaggaggaggaggaggagggtacTTTCTCCCCGGCAGAGCTGGCTGAGTCCCTGTCGTCTTTAAAACCGCATCAA GTGATGGTGATTGGTTCCGTGGTGTTGAACGAGATAGTGGTGGGACTTGCGGTGTCCTACCTGAGCGTCCTGATGTGTGGCATCGGTGTCCTGATGGCGTGGCGTGGCTTCTCTCCCCTCCGCCAACTGCCCACCTTCCACTGGGTGTGCGTTGACGCTCCACATAAAACTCCCAG CACATTCACAAGCAGCACCACGAGTGGACGGCTCCAATCTCAGTTACCGCCATCTACTGTCATCCCATCGAGCACACATTCAGCAATCTGTTGCCGCCCTTCCTCGGG AATGGGCCCAATATGA
- the LOC120348762 gene encoding uncharacterized protein LOC120348762 isoform X1 gives MSLYLALSISDEEEEEEEGTFSPAELAESLSSLKPHQVMVIGSVVLNEIVVGLAVSYLSVLMCGIGVLMAWRGFSPLRQLPTFHWVCVDAPHKTPRVLLSRLFYKHIHKQHHEWTAPISVTAIYCHPIEHTFSNLLPPFLGVSSSIDTQHIPWCCVSSSDDTVSCVVILYHSW, from the exons ATGTCTCTCTACCTAGCTCTGTCTATCtccgatgaggaggaggaggaggaggagggtacTTTCTCCCCGGCAGAGCTGGCTGAGTCCCTGTCGTCTTTAAAACCGCATCAA GTGATGGTGATTGGTTCCGTGGTGTTGAACGAGATAGTGGTGGGACTTGCGGTGTCCTACCTGAGCGTCCTGATGTGTGGCATCGGTGTCCTGATGGCGTGGCGTGGCTTCTCTCCCCTCCGCCAACTGCCCACCTTCCACTGGGTGTGCGTTGACGCTCCACATAAAACTCCCAG AGTTTTGCTCAGCCGCTTGTTTTATAAGCACATTCACAAGCAGCACCACGAGTGGACGGCTCCAATCTCAGTTACCGCCATCTACTGTCATCCCATCGAGCACACATTCAGCAATCTGTTGCCGCCCTTCCTCGGGGTAAGCTCCAGCATAGATACACAACatatcccatggtgttgtgtatcaagttcagatgatactgtatcatgtgtagtgatactgtatcattcatggtga
- the LOC120348762 gene encoding fatty acid hydroxylase domain-containing protein 2-like isoform X4, whose translation MSLYLALSISDEEEEEEEGTFSPAELAESLSSLKPHQVMVIGSVVLNEIVVGLAVSYLSVLMCGIGVLMAWRGFSPLRQLPTFHWVCVDAPHKTPRVLLSRLFYKHIHKQHHEWTAPISVTAIYCHPIEHTFSNLLPPFLGDR comes from the exons ATGTCTCTCTACCTAGCTCTGTCTATCtccgatgaggaggaggaggaggaggagggtacTTTCTCCCCGGCAGAGCTGGCTGAGTCCCTGTCGTCTTTAAAACCGCATCAA GTGATGGTGATTGGTTCCGTGGTGTTGAACGAGATAGTGGTGGGACTTGCGGTGTCCTACCTGAGCGTCCTGATGTGTGGCATCGGTGTCCTGATGGCGTGGCGTGGCTTCTCTCCCCTCCGCCAACTGCCCACCTTCCACTGGGTGTGCGTTGACGCTCCACATAAAACTCCCAG AGTTTTGCTCAGCCGCTTGTTTTATAAGCACATTCACAAGCAGCACCACGAGTGGACGGCTCCAATCTCAGTTACCGCCATCTACTGTCATCCCATCGAGCACACATTCAGCAATCTGTTGCCGCCCTTCCTCGGG GACAGGTGA
- the LOC120348762 gene encoding uncharacterized protein LOC120348762 isoform X6, which translates to MSLYLALSISDEEEEEEEGTFSPAELAESLSSLKPHQVMVIGSVVLNEIVVGLAVSYLSVLMCGIGVLMAWRGFSPLRQLPTFHWVCVDAPHKTPSTFTSSTTSGRLQSQLPPSTVIPSSTHSAICCRPSSG; encoded by the exons ATGTCTCTCTACCTAGCTCTGTCTATCtccgatgaggaggaggaggaggaggagggtacTTTCTCCCCGGCAGAGCTGGCTGAGTCCCTGTCGTCTTTAAAACCGCATCAA GTGATGGTGATTGGTTCCGTGGTGTTGAACGAGATAGTGGTGGGACTTGCGGTGTCCTACCTGAGCGTCCTGATGTGTGGCATCGGTGTCCTGATGGCGTGGCGTGGCTTCTCTCCCCTCCGCCAACTGCCCACCTTCCACTGGGTGTGCGTTGACGCTCCACATAAAACTCCCAG CACATTCACAAGCAGCACCACGAGTGGACGGCTCCAATCTCAGTTACCGCCATCTACTGTCATCCCATCGAGCACACATTCAGCAATCTGTTGCCGCCCTTCCTCGGGGTAA
- the LOC120348762 gene encoding uncharacterized protein LOC120348762 isoform X3, translated as MSLYLALSISDEEEEEEEGTFSPAELAESLSSLKPHQVMVIGSVVLNEIVVGLAVSYLSVLMCGIGVLMAWRGFSPLRQLPTFHWVCVDAPHKTPRVLLSRLFYKHIHKQHHEWTAPISVTAIYCHPIEHTFSNLLPPFLGNGPNMKYTLKYQLQLPPSYLI; from the exons ATGTCTCTCTACCTAGCTCTGTCTATCtccgatgaggaggaggaggaggaggagggtacTTTCTCCCCGGCAGAGCTGGCTGAGTCCCTGTCGTCTTTAAAACCGCATCAA GTGATGGTGATTGGTTCCGTGGTGTTGAACGAGATAGTGGTGGGACTTGCGGTGTCCTACCTGAGCGTCCTGATGTGTGGCATCGGTGTCCTGATGGCGTGGCGTGGCTTCTCTCCCCTCCGCCAACTGCCCACCTTCCACTGGGTGTGCGTTGACGCTCCACATAAAACTCCCAG AGTTTTGCTCAGCCGCTTGTTTTATAAGCACATTCACAAGCAGCACCACGAGTGGACGGCTCCAATCTCAGTTACCGCCATCTACTGTCATCCCATCGAGCACACATTCAGCAATCTGTTGCCGCCCTTCCTCGGG AATGGGCCCAATATGAAGTACACATTAAAGTACCAATTACAATTACCACCGAGCTATCTAATATAA